In the genome of Yarrowia lipolytica chromosome 1B, complete sequence, the window ATGCATTATACCATCCATTTACTGAAGCCTTGGCGTCCATTCTGACCACATTCCCTACTAAAATCCTTACGCTCCTGGCTGTCAATCTGACTCTGTACTTCATGACGTACCTGAGACGTGAACCAGGTCCAtttttcatcttcttcctcttctcgCTTCTGTGTACACTTGCGATGTCCATGATCTTCCGGTGCATGGCTGCCATCACCAAAACTCTCGAGCAAGCCTTAGCTCCTGCATCAGTCATCATCTTGGCGCTTGTCATTTACACTGGTTTCTCGCTTCCCATCACTTACATGCACGGATGGGCTCGGTGGATCAACTGGTTGAACCCAGTCGCTTATGGATTCGAGGCTGTAATGGTGAACGAGTTCCGAAATCGAGACTACGGGTGTGCTTCATACGTCCCTACGGGAGGAGAATACGACCAGATTGATCTCCAGTACAAGTCGTGTTCCGTTGTTGGCTCTGTACCTGCCGAATCGTCGGTCAACGGCGACCGATTTCTGGGTCTCGCGTACCAGTACTACAATGCTCATCTGTGGCGAAACATGGGAATCCTGTTCGGTTTTATATTCTTCTTTGGCTTCTGCTACCTGGTCGCGGTAGAATATATTCAGGGCGCCAAGTCCAAAGGCGAGGTGCTCGTGTTCCGGAAGTCATacctcaagaagatcaagaaaCATGCTGccaacgacgaggaggctggTGCGATGATGGCTGGTGAGAAGAGCGAGGAGCCTGCATCCGAAGACTCCTCCATTAACATCCAGGCCCAAAAGGGAATATTCCAGTGGAAGGATGTTTGCTATGACACCAAAGTCAAGGATGGAGAACGACGACTTCTGGACCATGTTGATGGTTGGGTCAAGCCAGGCACTCTGACAGCTCTGATGGGTGCTTCAGGTGCAGGTAAGACTACCCTGCTCGATGTTTTGGCTGACCGAAAAGCGACAGGTGTTATTACTGGCGACATGTTGGTCAATGGAGAACCCAGAGACGAATCTTTCCAACGAAAGACTGGTTATGTTCAACAGCAGGATATTCACACGTCTACTGCTACCGTACGCGAGTCCCTCGAGTTCTCTGCTCTGCTTCGACAGCCGTCCAGCATCTCAGTCAAGGACAAACTTGCTTACGTAGATGAGGTTATTCGAATTCTTGAGATGGAGGCTTATGCTGAGGCTATTGTTGGTGTTCCAGGCGAGGGTCTCAACGTTGAGCAGCGAAAGCGTCTAACGATTGGAGTAGAGCTGGCTGCCAAGCCtgagctgctgttgtttctgGACGAACCTACATCTGGTCTTGATTCTCAGACTGCTTGGTCTATTATTAAACTACTCAAGAAACTGGCTGCAAATGGACAGGCTATTTTGTGCACCATCCATCAGCCCTCTGCTATCCTCTTCCAGGAGTTTGATCGACTTTTGTTCCTAGCCTCCGGAGGTCGAACCGTCTACTACGGCGATATTGGCCCTGAGTCTACCATATTGACAAGCTACTTTGAGAGAAACGGAGCTGACCCTTGTCCCAAGGAAGGTAACCCTGCAGAGTGGATGCTAGAAGTGATTGGAGCTGCTCCTGGATCTACTGCCAAGAGAGACTGGCCTGTGGTCTGGAATGAGTCGTCTGAACGAGCTGCCAAACGGGCAGAACTCGATGAGATGGCCCAGACCGTCGAGAGAACACAGACCAACAACACTGAGAGAGACGCGTCCGGCTACTCCGACTCGGACCAGTTCGCAGTAGGTCAATGGACTCAGTTCAAGATTGTCACCAAACGACTATATCAGCGATTCTGGAGAACTCCATCTTACCTGTGGTCCAAGATTTTTTTGTGTACCGCCTCTGCCATCTTTATTggtttctccttcttcaaggcACCTTCTGATATCCAGGGTATGCAGAACAAAatgttctccttcttcatgctGTTCCTGATCTTCAACACTGTTGTGGAGCAGATCATTCCTCAGTTTGACCAGATGCGAGAGCAATACGAAGCACGAGAACGGTCGTCCAAGACATACTCGTGGCAAGTGTTCATGGCATCCAATATGGTAGTCGAGCTGTCTTGGCAATTCCTCATGGGTGTAattgtcttcttctgtttctACTACCCTGTGGGATTCCAGTGGACAGCTGAGCACAACAATTCTGTCCACGAACGAGGGGCTCTTTTCTTCCTCTACGTTCTTTTGCTCTTCCTTTACAACTCCACATTTGCCCACATGATGATTGCGGGTATTGGTAACAAGGACACTGCTGCCAATATTGGTAACTTGTTGTTTTCTCTCATGTTGCTGTTCTGTGGTGTTCTGGCCACCAAAGAGCAGATGCCTGGCTTCTGGATCTTCATGTACAGAGTTTCGCCTCTTACCTACTTTGTTGGAGGAATGCTGGCAACAGGTATTGGACGAGCCCCGGTAACGTGCTCTGGAAACGAAATCGTCAGATTCCAAACATTCCCTGGAAAATCGTGTGGGGAGTATATGCAGGGGTTCATTCAGGCTCTAGGCGATAATGGGGGTTATCTGTTGAATCCTGCAGCCAATGAGTTGTGTGAGTATTGCCCCATGAAGTCTTCAGATACGTATCTGAGTATGGTTGATGTCTCCTATACCCAACGATGGAGAAACTGGGGTATTATCTGGGCGTACCCTGTATTCAATGTGGCCATGGCCTTCCTGCTCTACTACGTTTGCCGAGTTCCCAAGAAGAGCAAAGCTCAGAAGGCTTGACTGGATTACAGTACTACGTAGACATAGCATTAATAGTATGTTTTGGTAATATCTGTAAGTGGTCGGCCAATGTAAAGCTACAACGATACAGAAAACTCAACTCGCTACGATCGTAATATCGGAGGGGACTATTTAGTAGTTACATGTTTCAACACCGAATGggttccttctcttctcaaaATTAGATAAGCCCTTGGTATTTTACTCGTGGGATTCTCAGCTCAAACACCCAATCAGAAGCTGTTGTCAGTGTGCAACAGCGTCTCTTAGCCGTTAGGGCTCATGCGGTAGAGGTGTGATTACCAATATACACTCAAACTGATCGCTAGTCTTCGTTAAATGAGACAGACCTGCTTGTTTgtctgattctgatgaAAACAGTTGGACACATGGAGTTCATTAGTCTGGTCGAGCTCATTTGAGTTCTGGGTAGATGACTGGTGGCCAAAAAGTGCATATAATATGTATGCAACATGCATACCAGCAGATACGATGCATGATACATTGCATGATACGAACAatggagttggagatgggCATTTGTGAAACCAGAACGGGGTTATATTACTGGATATGAAG includes:
- a CDS encoding uncharacterized protein (Compare to YALI0B12980g, similar to Saccharomyces cerevisiae PDR12 (YPL058C); ancestral locus Anc_8.517, similar to uniprot|Q96VK4 Emericella nidulans ABC transporter protein) yields the protein MESTPPDYTGLDPTIDAEIRSIAESVHKDRVDDYDTEKGTVGNEKLLRSDTVQPNLDVNPYIDNSDPQLDPLSDEFNARKWIKTVLGLKQRFGATKHITAGVSFKNLAAYGYGGGSQYQKTFSNSVLAIGPMIMELFGGNKGTKVQILRHFDGLVRAGETCVVLGRPGSGCTTFLKSVACETYGFHIEDKTEWNYQGVPRKVMTKNARGEIVYNAEVDVHFPHLTVGDTLLFAALARTPHNRLEGVSREQFAKHTRDVTMATLGLTHTMDTKVGNDFVRGVSGGERKRVSIAESVVCGAPLQCWDNSTRGLDAANATEFIRSLRLSAEMMGSSMFVSLYQASQEAYDLFDKVCVLYEGRQIYFGLAKEAKQFFLDLGFECADRQTTGDFLTSLTNPIERIIQPGWENKVPRTPDDFEKCWMESQARQKLLQEIEEFNTEFQLGGESQDHFMELRKESQARHTRVKSPYTISWPMQTRLCLWRGFLRIKGDMSTDISIVVGNFIMALVLSSMFYNMQQTTDTFFSRGALLFFAILLNAFSSVLEILSLYEQRPIVEKQTRYALYHPFTEALASILTTFPTKILTLLAVNLTLYFMTYLRREPGPFFIFFLFSLLCTLAMSMIFRCMAAITKTLEQALAPASVIILALVIYTGFSLPITYMHGWARWINWLNPVAYGFEAVMVNEFRNRDYGCASYVPTGGEYDQIDLQYKSCSVVGSVPAESSVNGDRFLGLAYQYYNAHLWRNMGILFGFIFFFGFCYLVAVEYIQGAKSKGEVLVFRKSYLKKIKKHAANDEEAGAMMAGEKSEEPASEDSSINIQAQKGIFQWKDVCYDTKVKDGERRLLDHVDGWVKPGTLTALMGASGAGKTTLLDVLADRKATGVITGDMLVNGEPRDESFQRKTGYVQQQDIHTSTATVRESLEFSALLRQPSSISVKDKLAYVDEVIRILEMEAYAEAIVGVPGEGLNVEQRKRLTIGVELAAKPELLLFLDEPTSGLDSQTAWSIIKLLKKLAANGQAILCTIHQPSAILFQEFDRLLFLASGGRTVYYGDIGPESTILTSYFERNGADPCPKEGNPAEWMLEVIGAAPGSTAKRDWPVVWNESSERAAKRAELDEMAQTVERTQTNNTERDASGYSDSDQFAVGQWTQFKIVTKRLYQRFWRTPSYLWSKIFLCTASAIFIGFSFFKAPSDIQGMQNKMFSFFMLFLIFNTVVEQIIPQFDQMREQYEARERSSKTYSWQVFMASNMVVELSWQFLMGVIVFFCFYYPVGFQWTAEHNNSVHERGALFFLYVLLLFLYNSTFAHMMIAGIGNKDTAANIGNLLFSLMLLFCGVLATKEQMPGFWIFMYRVSPLTYFVGGMLATGIGRAPVTCSGNEIVRFQTFPGKSCGEYMQGFIQALGDNGGYLLNPAANELCEYCPMKSSDTYLSMVDVSYTQRWRNWGIIWAYPVFNVAMAFLLYYVCRVPKKSKAQKA